One window from the genome of Acidobacteriota bacterium encodes:
- a CDS encoding GNAT family N-acetyltransferase, producing MKNDLELRLATTSDVATLADLGARTFRDAFAADNDPDDLERYLATAFSPAQVARELADPGATFLLACDPGAERTPLGYVKLQAGGRYPCLGGRRPVELVRLYVESSAIGTGCGSALMAACLAEARRQGFDRLWLGVWEHNPRAIRFYERWHFEVVGDHEFLLGSDRQRDLLMERPTAEMEMPTSSPA from the coding sequence ATGAAGAACGATCTCGAGCTTCGCCTAGCCACCACGTCCGACGTCGCGACCCTCGCCGACCTCGGCGCCCGCACCTTCCGCGACGCCTTCGCCGCCGACAATGATCCGGACGATCTCGAGCGCTACCTCGCCACCGCGTTCTCGCCGGCTCAGGTGGCTCGCGAGCTGGCGGACCCGGGAGCGACCTTTCTGTTGGCGTGCGATCCCGGCGCGGAGAGAACGCCCCTCGGGTACGTCAAGCTGCAAGCCGGTGGCCGCTATCCCTGCCTCGGAGGGCGTCGTCCGGTGGAGCTGGTTCGCCTCTATGTCGAGAGCAGCGCCATCGGCACCGGCTGCGGCTCGGCCCTGATGGCCGCCTGCCTCGCCGAGGCGCGCCGGCAAGGCTTCGACCGCCTCTGGCTGGGAGTGTGGGAGCACAATCCGCGCGCCATTCGTTTCTATGAACGCTGGCACTTCGAAGTGGTCGGAGATCACGAGTTCCTGCTCGGCAGCGACCGCCAACGGGATCTGCTGATGGAGCGGCCGACGGCGGAAATGGAAATGCCGACGTCCTCGCCAGCGTAA
- a CDS encoding sigma-70 family RNA polymerase sigma factor translates to MIAAALLERHHRTTAAEVRRPAGPMDEQRFRAFHRRTCGPLWAYLSRACGDRSLADDLTQESYLRFLGSSFEPESDLHARRYLFRIASNLLRDRLRRRRHEGPPPEGAVEPRTPALEPGERIDLDRALRGFKERDRQVLWLCHVEGVPHHEIAEMLGLAPASVRVIAFRARKKLARILRAEPPATGSKP, encoded by the coding sequence ATGATCGCTGCCGCCTTGCTCGAGCGCCATCACCGCACGACCGCCGCCGAAGTCCGCCGGCCTGCGGGTCCAATGGATGAACAGCGCTTCCGCGCCTTTCACCGCCGGACCTGTGGCCCCTTGTGGGCATATCTCAGCCGAGCCTGCGGCGACCGCAGCCTCGCCGACGACCTGACTCAGGAGTCCTATCTGCGCTTCCTGGGCTCGAGCTTCGAGCCGGAGAGTGATCTCCATGCGCGGCGATACCTGTTCCGCATCGCCAGCAACCTGCTGCGAGATCGCCTGCGGCGACGGCGGCACGAGGGTCCGCCGCCGGAGGGCGCTGTCGAACCCCGCACACCGGCACTGGAACCCGGCGAACGCATCGACCTCGACCGAGCCCTGCGAGGCTTCAAGGAACGCGACCGTCAGGTGCTCTGGCTGTGCCACGTCGAGGGTGTCCCTCATCACGAGATCGCCGAGATGCTCGGCCTGGCCCCAGCGAGCGTCCGGGTCATCGCCTTCCGGGCGCGAAAGAAGCTCGCTCGCATCCTCCGAGCGGAGCCACCGGCAACGGGTTCCAAGCCGTGA
- a CDS encoding dihydrofolate reductase family protein has translation MRHIEYHVATSIDGFIAHPDGSWDGFLQEGPHVADYLASFERYDTVLMGRHTYEAGLRQGVTNPYPQLVSLVFSRRLEASPDPAVELVKSDAAARVRELKERPGKAIYLCGGGRLASSLLAAGLLDELVLKLNPVVFGDGIPLFSERHHQALDLTHHQVYDNGVQLLHYRFRN, from the coding sequence TTGCGCCACATCGAATACCACGTCGCCACCTCCATCGACGGCTTCATCGCCCATCCCGACGGCAGCTGGGACGGCTTCCTCCAGGAAGGTCCTCACGTCGCCGATTACCTGGCATCCTTCGAGCGCTACGACACCGTGCTGATGGGGCGCCACACCTACGAAGCCGGCCTACGCCAGGGCGTCACCAACCCCTATCCCCAGCTCGTCAGCTTGGTCTTCTCGCGCCGCCTCGAGGCCAGCCCGGATCCCGCCGTCGAGCTGGTGAAAAGCGACGCGGCGGCCCGAGTTCGAGAGCTCAAGGAACGGCCCGGCAAGGCGATCTACCTCTGCGGCGGCGGGCGCCTGGCCTCGAGCCTGCTGGCCGCAGGCCTCCTCGACGAGCTGGTCTTGAAGCTCAACCCGGTGGTCTTCGGCGATGGCATTCCGCTGTTCTCGGAACGCCACCACCAGGCCCTCGACCTCACCCACCACCAGGTCTACGACAACGGAGTCCAGCTCCTGCACTACCGCTTCCGGAACTAG
- a CDS encoding DUF1203 domain-containing protein: MSSFRVVALPEELSRAVRETGRAPGYGHQAQVEPATGYGPCRSCLKQFRQERENRILFTFDAFAGLVDYPSPGPVFIHEDECSAFAGPGFPNELRSLPLVLEGYGRDRWLMVRERPAQSEIETTLSSMLADDEVDYVHLRNGEAGCYIARVERV, from the coding sequence ATGTCGAGCTTTCGAGTCGTGGCCCTGCCGGAAGAGCTTTCCCGAGCTGTACGAGAAACCGGCCGGGCGCCCGGCTACGGCCACCAGGCTCAGGTCGAGCCAGCGACCGGCTATGGCCCTTGTCGTTCTTGTCTGAAACAGTTTCGTCAGGAAAGGGAAAACCGAATTCTATTCACTTTCGATGCCTTCGCCGGCCTCGTCGACTACCCCTCGCCGGGTCCGGTCTTCATCCACGAGGACGAGTGCTCGGCTTTCGCTGGGCCGGGGTTCCCCAACGAGCTTCGCTCTCTGCCGTTGGTCCTCGAAGGCTACGGTCGCGACCGCTGGCTGATGGTCCGTGAGAGGCCTGCCCAGTCCGAGATCGAGACCACTCTGAGCTCGATGCTGGCGGATGACGAGGTCGACTACGTCCATCTCCGCAACGGCGAAGCCGGCTGCTACATCGCGCGGGTCGAACGCGTTTGA